In one window of Armatimonadota bacterium DNA:
- a CDS encoding NAD-binding protein translates to MYVIVVGGGKVGYYLTKTLLSEGREVLLIEKDRRHAELLAEELGEVAMAGDGCEVRVMSEAGMGRAEAVVAVTGDDEDNLVICQMAKRHFDVKRTIARVNDPRNEEIFRLLGIDATLASTKIIYSLIEQEVDTGQVVPLTALKRGNIEIVEADLTAQSPVVNRALKDIHLPGDSVVAVVIRGDQIVLPSGTTRLEEGDCVIALTRPADERALRELMAGSAGDGAESGTR, encoded by the coding sequence ATGTACGTCATCGTGGTCGGGGGCGGCAAGGTCGGGTATTACTTGACTAAGACCTTGCTCAGCGAGGGGCGCGAGGTGCTGCTGATCGAGAAGGATCGGCGCCACGCGGAGCTGCTCGCGGAGGAACTTGGCGAGGTGGCGATGGCCGGCGACGGCTGCGAGGTCCGGGTGATGTCAGAGGCCGGCATGGGCCGCGCGGAAGCGGTGGTGGCCGTCACCGGCGACGACGAGGACAACTTGGTCATCTGCCAGATGGCGAAGCGGCACTTCGACGTCAAGCGTACCATCGCTCGCGTCAACGACCCGCGCAACGAAGAGATATTTCGCCTGCTCGGGATAGATGCGACCCTCGCCAGCACCAAGATCATCTACAGCCTCATCGAGCAGGAGGTTGACACCGGACAGGTCGTGCCGCTCACGGCACTGAAGCGAGGGAACATCGAGATCGTTGAAGCTGATTTGACGGCGCAGTCCCCGGTCGTCAACCGCGCGTTGAAGGATATACACCTTCCCGGCGATTCCGTAGTGGCCGTGGTTATTCGCGGCGACCAGATCGTACTTCCCAGCGGTACCACCCGCTTGGAGGAGGGTGACTGCGTCATCGCCCTCACGCGACCGGCGGACGAGCGCGCGCTGCGCGAGCTGATGGCGGGAAGCGCGGGAGACGGCGCGGAGTCGGGGACGCGGTAG
- a CDS encoding TrkA family potassium uptake protein, with product MKILILGCGRVGSALATLMSRENHEVTILDRDSNAFRRLGSDFGGQRVVGNGIDEDILRRAGVQNADAFVSVTNGDNTNIMAAQIAKEKFGVPRVMARIYDPIRAEEYGKMGMATFCSTAVGAGIVRDLITEQPVRSYEEYARLTSELGR from the coding sequence ATGAAGATCCTCATCCTCGGCTGCGGCCGGGTGGGCTCTGCGCTCGCCACACTGATGTCTCGCGAGAATCACGAGGTCACTATCCTGGACCGGGATAGTAACGCATTCCGGCGGCTCGGTTCAGATTTCGGCGGGCAGCGCGTGGTCGGCAATGGGATTGACGAAGACATCCTGCGGCGAGCGGGCGTACAGAACGCCGACGCTTTCGTTTCGGTCACCAACGGGGATAACACGAACATCATGGCGGCGCAGATCGCCAAGGAAAAGTTCGGCGTCCCGAGGGTGATGGCGCGAATCTATGACCCGATTCGGGCCGAGGAGTACGGGAAGATGGGCATGGCGACTTTCTGCTCCACCGCGGTCGGCGCGGGTATCGTCAGAGACCTGATCACGGAGCAGCCGGTGCGGAGCTACGAGGAATACGCGCGACTGACGAGCGAACTCGGGCGCTAG
- a CDS encoding 6-phosphofructokinase, whose amino-acid sequence MRLGVLTGGGDCPGLNPALRAVVMRAMDFGDECVGIKLGWAGLIDNDTCPLTLEMVEDIISRGGTILESSRTNPFKRDEDLQAVLRNIEELKLDVIVALGGEDTLGVAHKLFALGVKTVGIPKTMDNDLNCTDYTFGFDSAAEVATDAADRLRDTARSHRRVMVLEVMGRHAGWVALEAGVAGGADWILIPEVTLDLDEMCAHIAHLRERGRNFGLIVVSEGVEITEAEQSTATTDDFGHVILRQRGVGEFVAKEVEERTGFETRLAVLGHIVRGGAPTAFDRMLATRLGIRAVDLVHEGKFGYMSSLTSNQFIGVPLEDAVAELKTVPHELYEEIKTTFK is encoded by the coding sequence ATGCGATTGGGTGTGCTGACTGGGGGAGGAGACTGCCCCGGTCTCAATCCAGCTCTGCGCGCAGTGGTGATGCGCGCCATGGACTTCGGCGACGAGTGCGTGGGTATCAAGCTCGGTTGGGCCGGGCTCATTGACAACGATACGTGTCCGCTCACGCTGGAAATGGTCGAGGACATCATCTCGCGCGGCGGCACCATCCTCGAATCGTCTCGCACCAACCCTTTCAAGCGCGACGAGGATCTCCAAGCCGTCCTGCGCAACATCGAGGAACTCAAGCTCGACGTCATCGTTGCCCTCGGCGGGGAAGACACGCTCGGCGTGGCGCACAAGCTGTTCGCGCTGGGCGTGAAGACCGTCGGCATTCCGAAGACCATGGACAACGACCTCAATTGCACGGACTACACGTTCGGTTTCGACAGCGCCGCAGAGGTCGCGACCGATGCCGCGGACCGGCTTCGCGACACGGCGCGCTCCCATCGGCGCGTGATGGTGCTGGAGGTCATGGGACGGCACGCCGGCTGGGTCGCTCTCGAGGCCGGCGTCGCGGGGGGTGCGGATTGGATCCTTATCCCCGAGGTGACCCTCGACCTTGACGAGATGTGCGCCCACATCGCGCACCTGCGCGAGCGCGGAAGGAACTTCGGTCTGATCGTCGTGTCCGAAGGCGTGGAGATCACCGAGGCTGAGCAAAGCACCGCGACCACGGACGACTTCGGGCACGTCATCTTGCGTCAGCGCGGCGTCGGCGAATTCGTCGCCAAGGAGGTCGAGGAGCGTACCGGCTTTGAGACGCGGCTGGCGGTGCTCGGGCACATCGTCCGCGGTGGAGCGCCTACCGCGTTCGATCGCATGCTAGCCACTCGACTGGGCATTCGAGCCGTGGATCTGGTTCACGAGGGCAAGTTCGGCTACATGTCGTCGCTGACGAGCAATCAGTTCATCGGCGTCCCCCTGGAGGATGCCGTGGCTGAGCTGAAGACGGTGCCTCACGAACTGTACGAAGAGATCAAGACGACGTTCAAGTGA